One Fibrobacter sp. UWB13 DNA window includes the following coding sequences:
- a CDS encoding polysaccharide deacetylase family protein, whose product MNYKTLALTSGLAFGLAGIAMANPIKTIPWNGHVGAVSFTFDDALENQIENLKPVLDKLPDVHVTFFLTSMGSGYRQQADGYAALANSGHEMGNHTESHGHLTSISDNSELEKEIIQFAENIEKTLADNGANIRVISFATPFCENNDNIKSFIAKHHFINRDCGWHGRNEWDTEPDWLSLRAKIWTRSGATVDEMLSSLDTAAFIGNFEGANPWDVQVKGGSWLVVLNHGVTDDQGDDYAIDPADIEKQFKHAIENKLWVAPFGTVGAYYRAHFIVDAAKETATDDGFTVEWEIPSEYMPASIPLRVNIDTQSVGENAIVEQGGKAIKRESDGSYIIEFTEKSLKVRKPKAGENPNSETSLPGVAKRPLAGSQNYTKYTLFDLNGNALGNVNGFEVPAKFSKGTYIIRAEAASQTPLIKKVHR is encoded by the coding sequence ATGAATTACAAAACATTAGCACTCACTTCTGGACTCGCGTTCGGACTCGCAGGCATTGCCATGGCAAACCCCATCAAAACCATTCCTTGGAACGGCCATGTCGGAGCCGTAAGTTTCACTTTCGATGACGCTCTCGAAAACCAAATCGAAAATCTAAAGCCTGTGCTTGACAAACTGCCCGACGTGCACGTCACGTTTTTCCTCACGAGTATGGGGAGCGGCTATAGGCAACAGGCTGACGGTTACGCTGCGCTCGCAAATAGCGGTCACGAAATGGGCAACCATACCGAATCGCATGGGCACCTGACTTCGATTAGCGACAACAGCGAATTGGAAAAAGAAATCATCCAGTTTGCCGAAAACATCGAAAAGACGCTCGCGGACAACGGAGCAAACATACGCGTGATTTCATTTGCCACTCCTTTCTGCGAAAACAATGACAATATCAAAAGTTTCATCGCCAAGCACCACTTTATCAACCGCGACTGCGGTTGGCATGGGCGCAACGAATGGGATACCGAACCGGACTGGTTAAGCCTCAGAGCCAAAATCTGGACGCGCTCAGGCGCCACCGTAGACGAGATGCTTTCGTCGCTCGACACGGCGGCTTTCATCGGCAACTTCGAAGGCGCGAACCCGTGGGACGTTCAAGTGAAAGGCGGTTCCTGGCTCGTCGTCTTAAACCATGGCGTCACTGACGACCAGGGCGACGATTACGCCATCGACCCTGCGGATATCGAAAAGCAATTCAAGCACGCTATCGAAAACAAGCTTTGGGTCGCACCGTTTGGCACCGTAGGTGCCTATTACCGCGCCCACTTTATCGTCGATGCAGCCAAAGAAACCGCAACAGACGACGGCTTTACTGTAGAATGGGAAATTCCTAGCGAGTACATGCCCGCAAGCATTCCGCTCCGCGTAAACATCGACACACAAAGCGTTGGCGAAAATGCAATCGTAGAACAGGGCGGCAAAGCCATCAAGCGCGAAAGCGATGGCAGCTACATTATCGAATTCACAGAAAAAAGCCTCAAGGTTCGAAAGCCCAAAGCCGGCGAAAATCCCAATTCGGAAACGTCACTTCCGGGCGTAGCAAAACGACCGCTTGCAGGTTCCCAAAACTACACAAAGTACACACTCTTCGACTTGAACGGAAATGCTCTTGGGAACGTCAACGGCTTTGAAGTGCCGGCAAAATTCTCCAAAGGCACATACATCATCCGCGCCGAAGCGGCCAGTCAAACGCCTTTAATCAAAAAAGTTCATCGATAG
- a CDS encoding ATP-binding protein — translation MRVTLLSVLFFLLVGGQIFASPQTVKVGFFANSGYHEISPKGEKGGYVYELLRLMSRYADLNFEFVGYDKTWNDMLKMLESSDIDLVTSNQKTENLGALFTCSLPVGPNDDCILVRKSDKGLLDEINYAIGQMDDENPSWRNQLYLKHFDKEQNNSSVLSERERLFLKALKQSNKFLKVTVQDAKFPYAYMDGDVARGVLMDLFAEIAGQYGLKYEFVKPSENDGDNSVKFKKLQIVLDATYDMAGGDDWWVFTPEYLRDRLFDHNDSLLLGLRIAVPRDVPRELASVLTKSILAISPKTVRAKVIKYAGFRMPNYSGVERQYSQIMVVFGAVFGILGLMLLSSLVWIAFRRRLKNRQDELDFKLREANAYAAEAKEAKSKFLLNMSHDIRTPMNAIIGYADRAERHLQNQVDVQDALRKIRLSGGFLLQLIEEVLDMAKIESGQVSLKERMVNLTSCMDELCDACEPMMKHKNISFVRDFSTIKNNFVVANVNSLRQILYNIISNAQKFTTFGGRVVFTVEELPCRVSGFAVFNFEISDNGLGMSKEFLEHIYDEFAREQSSTQSGVPGTGLGMSIVKRLVDMMGGEIDVQSEIGLGTTVHVRTQFKIVSESDVSLENVETCSLENAEFLKGKRVLLVEDNEFNREVAQDFLHDAEMVVECAENGLEAVTKVSEQPAGYYDCILMDVQMPVMDGYEAAMAIRKLYPSSKLPIVALSANAFEEDRQKSMASGMDAHLEKPFVAAKVLGTMSSLMQRKVNVS, via the coding sequence ATGCGCGTAACGCTCTTAAGTGTATTGTTTTTTCTGCTGGTTGGGGGGCAGATCTTTGCGAGTCCACAGACCGTTAAAGTGGGCTTTTTCGCTAATTCCGGCTATCATGAAATTTCTCCAAAGGGTGAAAAGGGCGGCTACGTATACGAGCTGCTCCGCTTGATGTCGCGCTATGCCGATTTGAATTTTGAATTTGTCGGCTACGATAAGACTTGGAACGACATGCTCAAGATGCTCGAAAGTAGCGATATTGACCTTGTAACATCGAATCAAAAGACTGAAAATCTAGGGGCGTTGTTTACCTGCTCTTTGCCTGTCGGACCCAATGATGATTGCATTCTCGTCCGCAAGTCCGATAAGGGTTTGCTTGACGAAATCAATTATGCGATTGGTCAAATGGATGATGAAAACCCAAGCTGGAGAAACCAACTTTATCTTAAACATTTTGATAAAGAACAAAATAATTCATCGGTGCTTAGCGAACGCGAACGGTTGTTTCTGAAGGCTTTGAAACAATCTAACAAGTTTTTGAAGGTTACTGTTCAAGATGCAAAATTCCCGTACGCCTATATGGATGGTGATGTCGCAAGAGGCGTCTTGATGGATCTCTTTGCTGAAATTGCAGGGCAATACGGCTTGAAGTATGAATTTGTTAAACCGTCAGAAAACGATGGCGATAATAGCGTTAAATTCAAGAAGTTGCAGATAGTTCTTGATGCAACGTATGACATGGCGGGCGGTGACGATTGGTGGGTCTTTACGCCGGAATATTTGCGCGACCGGTTGTTTGATCATAACGACAGCTTGTTGCTTGGCTTGCGCATTGCCGTTCCAAGAGATGTCCCTCGTGAACTGGCTTCTGTCTTGACGAAGAGCATACTGGCGATTTCTCCAAAGACTGTTCGTGCGAAAGTCATCAAGTATGCCGGATTCCGGATGCCTAATTACTCTGGGGTGGAGCGCCAGTATTCTCAGATTATGGTTGTGTTCGGGGCTGTCTTTGGGATTCTTGGATTGATGTTGCTTAGCTCGCTTGTCTGGATTGCTTTTAGACGTCGGTTAAAAAATCGCCAAGATGAACTGGACTTCAAGTTGCGTGAGGCGAATGCCTATGCTGCTGAGGCTAAAGAGGCAAAATCTAAGTTCCTCCTCAACATGAGTCACGATATCCGTACACCGATGAATGCGATTATCGGTTATGCGGACCGTGCCGAGCGCCACCTTCAAAACCAGGTAGATGTCCAGGATGCCTTGCGGAAAATTCGCCTGTCGGGCGGTTTCTTGCTACAACTGATTGAAGAAGTGCTAGACATGGCGAAAATAGAGTCCGGGCAAGTGTCGCTCAAGGAACGTATGGTGAATCTTACCTCCTGCATGGACGAACTTTGCGATGCCTGTGAACCCATGATGAAGCATAAGAATATCTCGTTTGTCAGGGACTTTTCGACAATCAAGAATAACTTTGTCGTCGCCAATGTGAATAGCCTGCGCCAAATCCTGTACAATATTATTTCGAATGCGCAAAAGTTTACGACGTTTGGTGGGCGTGTCGTTTTTACCGTTGAAGAACTCCCGTGCCGTGTTAGTGGATTTGCGGTATTCAACTTTGAAATAAGTGATAACGGTCTTGGCATGTCCAAGGAATTTTTGGAACATATCTACGATGAATTTGCCCGTGAACAGTCTTCGACCCAAAGCGGAGTGCCGGGAACGGGGCTGGGCATGTCTATTGTAAAGCGCCTTGTCGATATGATGGGAGGTGAAATAGATGTCCAGAGTGAAATTGGCTTGGGAACAACAGTCCATGTGCGCACACAGTTCAAAATTGTAAGCGAAAGCGATGTTTCCCTGGAAAATGTAGAGACGTGTTCGCTTGAAAATGCCGAATTTTTAAAGGGCAAGCGTGTATTGCTCGTTGAAGATAACGAGTTCAACCGTGAAGTCGCGCAGGATTTTTTGCATGATGCCGAAATGGTTGTCGAATGTGCCGAAAATGGGTTAGAGGCGGTGACGAAAGTTAGCGAGCAACCGGCGGGTTATTACGACTGCATTTTGATGGATGTGCAGATGCCTGTGATGGATGGATATGAGGCAGCGATGGCTATCCGTAAGCTTTATCCGAGTTCAAAGTTACCTATTGTCGCGCTTTCTGCGAATGCTTTTGAAGAAGACCGTCAGAAGTCGATGGCTTCGGGAATGGATGCTCATTTGGAGAAACCGTTCGTCGCGGCGAAGGTTCTCGGGACGATGAGCTCCTTAATGCAAAGAAAAGTTAACGTAAGTTGA
- a CDS encoding glycosyl hydrolase family 8 translates to MKNLVKVMLGLAAATAVTASAAGNFPFPQNTKYPHGKIIEYADTDMIKSHYAKWKQAWYQASNGYVLAPEGTCSTVSEAIAYGMLITVYMDDQEVFKNLYKTWTSNSVGANGGMNWRIGCSGGTGTASDADFDAALALVMASKQWNDASYLTAGKSLITWIASNDIGSNKIKPGNQWNDGFNPSYTTTANFQLFQDVAGGSWSSVISQAYTDLNACQDSKTGLVPDWCDWNSHKPILTSAAVANDIGFYDDAARTPWRMAWAYYWYGDTKAQAFNKKIVDWLIPETRTASGVNSGYKYTGGIFMADKSDERNFVSSTFSGGLGLATSSIDSKEAETYLGTVYKVLKEKESCTTAQGCGEGSVAGEKYYPATLNMLYLLLVTGNMPNFYNMTGFTAFTPDPSKAPSIKEGDGEHLAFGDTTVGVSGLWNWGAYHDKLGIGTKMVPDSGDSPLYKLDDGSIIARASMEIGPEPEWTPEAAAAGTLKYPSAGIAVSFKKDDCKKDKSCGVDFSALGIKYIRVTAKSTGPIRMAILNTITDENEEKKVENAGAGSEPGVYVDNTEDYKEVTYDMTPSDYGFVGLGGKSEITILDWVSRNNAPEGAQILKAIKGLKWEVKDAKGGIGEISIKAVEFLDGSKQAIDPVKLTGVEIKPVSLYKVSMMPTFSVRANGMKLEINGAKAGSVFAVYNMQGKAIAGGMLMSSSLTVNVPATGSYIVRVGSEMNRVNVK, encoded by the coding sequence ATGAAGAATTTGGTAAAAGTTATGCTGGGCCTCGCAGCCGCAACTGCAGTGACAGCATCTGCTGCAGGAAACTTCCCGTTTCCGCAGAACACGAAGTATCCGCACGGCAAGATTATTGAATACGCCGATACGGACATGATCAAGTCCCACTATGCAAAGTGGAAACAGGCTTGGTACCAGGCTAGCAATGGTTATGTGCTCGCTCCGGAAGGAACTTGCTCTACCGTTTCTGAAGCTATTGCTTACGGTATGTTGATTACCGTCTATATGGATGATCAGGAAGTTTTCAAAAATCTTTATAAGACTTGGACAAGCAACAGTGTTGGTGCCAATGGTGGTATGAACTGGCGTATCGGATGCAGTGGCGGTACAGGTACTGCATCTGACGCTGACTTCGATGCCGCTCTCGCTCTCGTGATGGCTTCTAAGCAGTGGAATGATGCTTCTTACCTCACTGCCGGTAAGTCCCTCATTACCTGGATTGCTTCTAACGATATCGGCAGCAACAAGATTAAGCCGGGTAACCAGTGGAACGACGGTTTCAACCCGAGCTATACAACGACAGCCAACTTCCAGCTTTTCCAGGACGTTGCCGGTGGTTCTTGGTCTAGCGTCATCTCTCAGGCTTATACGGACTTGAACGCTTGCCAGGATTCCAAGACAGGTCTTGTTCCGGACTGGTGCGACTGGAACTCTCACAAGCCGATTTTGACGTCTGCAGCCGTTGCCAATGACATTGGTTTCTACGATGACGCAGCCCGTACGCCGTGGCGTATGGCATGGGCATATTACTGGTACGGTGATACCAAGGCTCAGGCTTTCAACAAGAAGATTGTGGACTGGCTCATTCCGGAAACCCGCACGGCTAGTGGCGTAAATTCTGGTTATAAGTACACTGGTGGCATCTTCATGGCTGACAAGAGCGACGAACGTAACTTTGTTTCTTCTACGTTCTCCGGCGGTCTCGGCCTTGCAACGTCTTCTATCGATAGCAAGGAAGCTGAAACCTATCTCGGTACGGTTTACAAGGTCCTTAAGGAAAAGGAAAGCTGCACTACCGCCCAGGGTTGCGGTGAAGGTTCTGTCGCTGGTGAAAAGTACTATCCGGCTACTTTGAACATGCTCTACCTCCTCCTCGTGACGGGTAACATGCCGAACTTCTATAACATGACTGGCTTTACCGCCTTCACTCCGGATCCGTCCAAGGCTCCGTCCATCAAGGAAGGCGATGGTGAACACTTGGCATTTGGTGATACGACTGTTGGTGTTTCTGGCCTCTGGAACTGGGGTGCATACCACGACAAGCTCGGTATCGGTACCAAGATGGTCCCGGATTCTGGTGACTCTCCGCTTTACAAGTTGGATGATGGTTCTATCATTGCCCGCGCTTCTATGGAAATCGGTCCGGAACCGGAATGGACTCCGGAAGCTGCCGCTGCTGGTACCCTCAAGTATCCGTCTGCTGGTATCGCTGTTTCCTTCAAGAAGGATGACTGCAAGAAGGACAAGAGCTGCGGTGTGGACTTCTCTGCTCTCGGTATTAAGTACATCCGCGTGACGGCTAAGTCTACTGGCCCGATCCGCATGGCTATCCTCAATACCATTACTGACGAAAACGAAGAAAAGAAGGTCGAAAACGCTGGTGCTGGTTCTGAACCGGGTGTCTATGTTGACAACACCGAAGACTACAAGGAAGTGACCTATGATATGACTCCGAGCGATTACGGTTTCGTTGGCTTGGGTGGCAAGAGTGAAATTACCATTCTTGACTGGGTCAGCAGAAACAATGCTCCGGAAGGCGCTCAGATCCTCAAGGCTATCAAGGGCCTCAAGTGGGAAGTCAAGGATGCTAAGGGTGGCATTGGTGAAATCTCCATCAAGGCTGTCGAATTCCTCGATGGTTCTAAGCAGGCTATTGATCCGGTTAAGCTCACTGGCGTGGAAATCAAGCCGGTCAGCCTCTACAAGGTCTCCATGATGCCGACCTTCAGCGTCCGTGCAAACGGCATGAAGCTCGAAATCAATGGTGCTAAGGCTGGTAGCGTGTTCGCTGTCTACAACATGCAGGGCAAGGCAATTGCTGGTGGCATGCTGATGAGCAGCAGCTTGACCGTTAACGTTCCGGCTACGGGTTCCTACATCGTTCGCGTGGGTTCTGAAATGAACCGCGTCAACGTCAAGTAA
- the ileS gene encoding isoleucine--tRNA ligase: protein MFREVKKEETFPQIEERVLGLWDKDDSFKKSLDSRPETEPYTFYDGPPFATGLPHYGHLLAGTIKDIVPRYWTMKGKKVPRGFGWDCHGLPIESLVQNELGLAGVAEIQKLGVDKFNETCRGKVLKYTSEWKKTVRRMGRWVDFDKGYKTMDKNFMESVWWVFKQCFDKGLIYQGYRIQPYSPALATPLSNFETNQGYKDRQDPSLTLIFPLNTNEAKFKDTSILVWTTTPWTLYSNFCIVVGPDMDYNLVEQDGKKYWIAASRTAAYFKNPNIVDTCKGSELVGKDYEPLSRISDAFVTPDQLSRHYKIYPADYVSTEDGTGAVHTAPSFGEEDFQKGAELDLGLFDPLDTEGKFTDKVPMWKGLGAKEADKEIIRFFKEQGRVFKQDTIVHSYPHCWRTGVPLIYRALKTWFLKIDAPVTSKDGITKTLKEWMVENNQTVNWVPDHIKNGRFGKWLEGARDWNLSRNRFWGTPIPVWLSDDGDMIAVGSIEELQQLTGVKLDDLHKHFVDKLTIEKDGKVYRRTPEVFDCWFESGSMPYASRHYPFENKELVERSFPADFIAEGLDQTRGWFYTLTVLSNALFQKPAFKNVIVNGIILAEDGSKMSKSKRNYPDPNDLIERTGADAIRLFMINSAALKAEDLRFSEEGVKGIVKQVMLPLWNAVAFFVSNHNADAAKGQLTWKPGQEVKSDNELDRWMLATLQDLAAKVEVEMKAYRLYNVVPAVIAAVDDLTNWYVRRSRRRFWKSENDGDKNAAYATMYKVLVDFSKILAPFLPLLAEEIYQILVREVDANAPVSVHLCEFPSADKSLMDEKLVERIAMVRGMVEMGRVIRATNNVKNRMPIASMTVVAHGNEEKNVAETMKDLILEELNVREMKFLEDETKLVQLSAKPNFLAIKAKGPDYAKNMKVISAKLNSLSVDEIKALQNGETIKFEFGEVGADCLMLNRIVADGMAVEANQHFTVALDLKITDELRRACVARELVNRIQNRRKDQNYAITDKIEVTLFSASDVFKQAVAENEAYIAGETQAVKIAWAATADGLEANDADGEAFSFTTVKA from the coding sequence ATGTTTCGTGAAGTAAAGAAAGAAGAGACCTTCCCGCAGATCGAAGAGCGCGTGCTCGGATTGTGGGACAAGGACGATAGTTTCAAGAAGTCGCTTGACAGCCGTCCGGAAACCGAACCGTACACATTCTATGATGGCCCTCCGTTTGCAACGGGCCTTCCGCACTACGGTCACTTGCTTGCCGGTACCATCAAGGACATCGTTCCGCGTTACTGGACCATGAAGGGCAAGAAGGTTCCGCGCGGTTTCGGTTGGGACTGCCACGGTCTTCCGATTGAATCTCTCGTGCAGAACGAACTCGGTCTCGCTGGCGTTGCCGAAATCCAGAAGCTTGGCGTCGACAAGTTCAACGAAACTTGCCGCGGCAAGGTGCTCAAGTACACCAGCGAATGGAAGAAGACTGTGCGCCGCATGGGCCGCTGGGTCGACTTCGACAAGGGCTACAAGACCATGGACAAGAACTTCATGGAATCTGTGTGGTGGGTGTTCAAGCAGTGCTTCGACAAGGGCCTCATCTACCAGGGCTACCGCATCCAGCCGTACAGCCCCGCTCTCGCTACTCCGCTTTCGAACTTCGAAACGAACCAGGGTTATAAGGACCGTCAGGACCCGTCTCTGACGCTCATCTTCCCGCTCAACACGAACGAAGCCAAGTTCAAGGACACGAGCATCCTCGTGTGGACGACGACCCCGTGGACACTTTATTCCAATTTCTGCATTGTTGTTGGCCCGGATATGGACTACAACCTTGTGGAACAGGATGGCAAGAAGTACTGGATTGCCGCAAGCCGTACCGCTGCTTACTTCAAGAACCCGAACATCGTTGATACCTGCAAGGGTTCCGAACTCGTGGGCAAGGACTACGAGCCGCTTTCCCGCATTTCCGATGCATTCGTGACGCCGGACCAGCTGTCCCGCCACTACAAGATTTACCCCGCCGACTACGTGAGTACCGAAGACGGTACTGGCGCCGTGCATACCGCTCCTTCCTTCGGTGAAGAAGACTTCCAGAAGGGCGCTGAACTCGACCTCGGCCTTTTCGACCCGCTCGATACCGAAGGCAAGTTCACCGACAAGGTCCCGATGTGGAAGGGCCTCGGTGCGAAGGAAGCCGACAAGGAAATTATCCGCTTCTTCAAGGAACAGGGCCGCGTGTTCAAGCAGGACACGATTGTGCATAGCTACCCGCACTGCTGGCGTACCGGCGTTCCTCTGATTTACCGCGCCCTCAAGACTTGGTTCCTCAAGATTGACGCTCCTGTTACAAGCAAGGACGGTATCACCAAGACTCTGAAGGAATGGATGGTCGAAAACAACCAGACCGTGAACTGGGTTCCGGACCACATCAAGAACGGACGCTTTGGCAAGTGGCTCGAAGGTGCCCGCGACTGGAACCTTTCCCGTAACCGTTTCTGGGGTACGCCGATTCCGGTGTGGCTCTCTGACGACGGCGACATGATTGCCGTGGGTTCCATCGAAGAACTCCAGCAGCTCACTGGCGTGAAGCTCGACGACCTGCACAAGCACTTTGTCGATAAGCTCACGATTGAAAAGGACGGCAAGGTCTATCGCCGCACGCCGGAAGTTTTCGACTGCTGGTTTGAATCCGGTTCTATGCCGTATGCTAGCCGCCATTACCCATTCGAAAACAAGGAACTCGTGGAACGCAGCTTCCCGGCTGACTTCATCGCCGAAGGCCTTGACCAGACTCGTGGTTGGTTCTACACGCTGACCGTGCTTTCTAACGCTTTGTTCCAGAAGCCGGCTTTCAAGAACGTTATTGTGAACGGTATTATCTTGGCCGAAGACGGTTCCAAGATGAGTAAGTCCAAGCGCAACTACCCGGACCCGAACGACCTTATTGAACGCACGGGTGCTGACGCTATTCGCTTGTTCATGATTAACTCCGCCGCTTTGAAGGCTGAAGACCTCCGCTTCAGTGAAGAAGGCGTGAAGGGCATCGTGAAGCAGGTGATGCTCCCGCTCTGGAACGCCGTTGCATTCTTTGTCTCTAACCATAACGCCGATGCCGCTAAGGGCCAGCTTACGTGGAAGCCGGGTCAGGAAGTCAAGAGCGACAATGAACTTGACCGCTGGATGCTTGCTACGTTGCAGGATCTCGCCGCCAAGGTCGAAGTGGAAATGAAGGCTTACCGCTTGTACAACGTGGTGCCCGCTGTGATTGCCGCGGTGGATGACCTCACGAATTGGTACGTGCGCCGCAGCCGTCGCCGTTTCTGGAAGAGCGAAAACGATGGCGACAAGAACGCCGCCTACGCTACCATGTACAAGGTGCTGGTGGACTTCTCCAAGATTCTCGCTCCGTTCCTCCCGCTCCTCGCCGAAGAAATCTACCAGATTCTCGTGCGCGAAGTGGACGCTAACGCCCCGGTGAGCGTGCACCTCTGCGAATTCCCGAGCGCCGACAAGTCCTTGATGGACGAAAAGCTTGTGGAACGCATCGCCATGGTGCGTGGCATGGTCGAAATGGGCCGTGTGATCCGTGCAACGAACAACGTAAAGAACCGTATGCCGATTGCTAGCATGACGGTCGTTGCTCACGGCAACGAAGAAAAGAATGTTGCTGAAACGATGAAGGACTTGATCCTCGAAGAACTCAACGTTCGCGAAATGAAGTTCCTCGAAGACGAAACCAAGCTCGTGCAGCTCTCCGCCAAGCCGAACTTCCTCGCCATCAAGGCGAAGGGCCCGGATTACGCGAAGAACATGAAGGTGATTTCCGCCAAGCTGAATTCGTTGAGCGTCGATGAAATCAAGGCTCTGCAGAATGGTGAAACCATCAAGTTCGAATTTGGTGAAGTCGGTGCCGACTGCCTGATGCTCAACCGCATCGTGGCCGACGGCATGGCTGTGGAAGCCAACCAGCACTTCACTGTGGCTCTGGACTTGAAGATCACGGACGAACTCCGCCGCGCCTGCGTGGCTCGCGAACTCGTGAACCGCATCCAGAACCGCCGTAAGGACCAGAACTACGCCATCACCGATAAGATCGAAGTGACGCTGTTCTCTGCAAGTGACGTCTTCAAGCAGGCTGTGGCCGAGAATGAAGCCTACATCGCTGGCGAAACTCAGGCCGTGAAGATTGCCTGGGCTGCTACAGCCGATGGCTTGGAAGCCAACGACGCTGATGGCGAAGCCTTCAGCTTCACGACGGTAAAAGCGTAA
- a CDS encoding sugar porter family MFS transporter codes for MAVEDNYKVGHVVMITLSAAIGGFLFGFDSSVINGANVALKGYFNCNDMQLGLAVSLALIGAAIGAYFAGRLADKFGRVRCMLAAAVLFFISAIGSGLPFTIYDFIAWRVIGGIGIGVASIIAPIYIAETSPAHLRGRLGSMQQFAIVIGIFVALLSNYIIVRISGSASNLIMGIESWKVMFWVEAIPAFLYGVAAWQLPESPRFLVSKGRMEEAQKVLSMIASVGIKEKAQEIEDSFKTHKPAKLSDLLETVAGKKRVAPIVWAGLSIAILQQLVGINVIFYYGSMLWQSVGFGESDAFLTSVISSAINLTMTIAAILLIDKIGRKPLLLIGSAGMTVTLGILACCFLFGSDASGNLTGNSGIFALLAANFYVAFFAATWGPVMWVMLGEMFNNRIRAVAIAICGLAQWGANFLVSWSFPVLVGKDGIGIGPTYLIYTTFAAISFVLVAKLVNETKGKKLEAM; via the coding sequence ATGGCAGTAGAAGACAATTATAAAGTTGGACATGTCGTTATGATAACCCTTTCCGCCGCCATCGGAGGGTTCCTTTTCGGCTTTGACTCATCCGTGATTAACGGAGCCAACGTGGCCCTCAAGGGCTATTTCAACTGTAACGATATGCAGCTTGGTCTTGCGGTTTCTCTCGCATTGATCGGCGCTGCCATCGGTGCATATTTCGCCGGCCGTCTGGCCGATAAGTTCGGACGTGTGCGTTGCATGCTTGCAGCCGCCGTCCTTTTCTTTATCAGTGCAATCGGTTCTGGTCTCCCCTTCACCATCTACGATTTCATCGCTTGGCGTGTCATCGGCGGTATCGGTATCGGTGTGGCATCCATCATCGCCCCGATTTACATTGCCGAAACTTCACCGGCGCATTTGCGCGGACGTCTAGGTTCCATGCAGCAGTTCGCTATCGTTATCGGTATTTTCGTGGCACTGCTTTCGAACTACATCATTGTCCGCATTTCGGGTTCAGCAAGCAACTTGATTATGGGCATTGAATCCTGGAAGGTGATGTTCTGGGTCGAAGCCATCCCGGCATTCCTTTACGGTGTCGCCGCCTGGCAGCTCCCGGAATCCCCGCGTTTCCTCGTGAGCAAGGGTCGCATGGAAGAAGCTCAGAAAGTGCTTTCGATGATTGCATCCGTCGGCATCAAGGAAAAGGCTCAGGAAATCGAAGACTCCTTCAAGACTCACAAGCCGGCCAAGCTTTCTGACCTCCTCGAAACGGTCGCTGGCAAAAAGCGCGTCGCTCCGATTGTCTGGGCAGGCCTCAGTATCGCTATCCTCCAGCAGCTCGTGGGTATTAACGTGATCTTCTACTATGGTTCCATGCTTTGGCAGAGTGTCGGTTTCGGCGAAAGCGATGCATTCCTTACGAGCGTGATTTCCAGTGCCATCAACTTGACCATGACTATCGCTGCTATTCTCCTTATCGATAAGATTGGTCGTAAGCCGCTTTTGCTCATCGGTTCTGCAGGAATGACCGTTACGCTTGGCATTCTCGCGTGCTGCTTCCTCTTCGGTTCCGATGCAAGCGGCAACCTCACAGGCAATAGCGGTATTTTCGCCCTCCTCGCCGCAAACTTCTATGTGGCATTCTTTGCCGCTACTTGGGGTCCGGTGATGTGGGTGATGCTCGGCGAAATGTTCAACAACCGCATTCGTGCCGTGGCAATCGCAATATGCGGCCTTGCCCAGTGGGGTGCAAACTTCCTGGTCAGCTGGTCTTTCCCGGTTCTCGTCGGCAAGGACGGCATCGGCATCGGCCCGACCTACTTGATTTACACGACCTTCGCAGCAATAAGCTTTGTGTTAGTCGCCAAGCTGGTGAACGAAACCAAGGGCAAGAAGCTCGAAGCCATGTAA
- a CDS encoding DNA alkylation repair protein, whose product MNVVNEIQKALFAKQDLKFKAFHSKLIPTTDAKTIIGVRTPDLRAIAKEFANRPDVEKFLTMLPHKYYDENQIHAFILSLIKDYDDCVSHIDAFLPYVDNWATCDQMRPKVFAKAANRKRLLKDVERWMSAPVTDVYTVRFGIETLMSFFLDDDFDPKFLKWVAKIRSEEYYLNMMVAWFFATALAKQYEATLPFIEKRVLDVWTHNKTIQKAIESYRITDEQKAYLKTLKL is encoded by the coding sequence ATGAATGTCGTTAATGAAATCCAAAAAGCGCTTTTTGCAAAACAGGATTTAAAGTTCAAAGCTTTCCATAGCAAGCTGATTCCGACGACGGATGCAAAGACGATTATTGGCGTGCGCACTCCTGACTTGCGTGCCATAGCAAAGGAATTTGCAAACCGCCCTGACGTGGAAAAATTCTTGACCATGCTTCCGCATAAGTATTACGACGAAAATCAAATCCATGCGTTTATTTTGTCCTTGATTAAGGACTATGATGATTGCGTGTCGCACATTGATGCTTTCTTGCCGTATGTGGATAACTGGGCAACGTGTGACCAGATGCGCCCGAAAGTTTTTGCAAAGGCCGCGAACCGCAAGCGACTTTTGAAAGATGTTGAACGTTGGATGAGTGCTCCCGTGACGGATGTCTACACGGTGCGTTTTGGTATCGAAACTTTGATGTCGTTCTTTTTGGACGATGACTTTGACCCGAAATTTTTGAAATGGGTTGCGAAAATTCGCAGTGAGGAATATTACCTCAATATGATGGTGGCGTGGTTCTTTGCGACGGCACTTGCAAAGCAGTACGAGGCGACGCTCCCGTTCATTGAAAAACGCGTGCTCGATGTATGGACGCATAACAAGACCATACAGAAGGCGATTGAAAGCTATCGCATTACCGATGAGCAAAAAGCGTATCTGAAGACCTTAAAATTATAG